The following coding sequences lie in one Arachis hypogaea cultivar Tifrunner chromosome 9, arahy.Tifrunner.gnm2.J5K5, whole genome shotgun sequence genomic window:
- the LOC112712080 gene encoding adenylate isopentenyltransferase: MRLSLFSLLPHRHPNIITTTPRSSRMDASFHRRKDKVVVIVGATGSGKSRLSLDLASLSFPFSELINSDKMQVYNGLEITTNKIPIHERKGVPHHLLGDVSPAHGEFSPSDFRRRAGEIISDITSRNKLPIVVGGSNSFVHALLVERFDPGLNVFDGDAEISPELRYECCFLWVDISFNVLRDYLLKRVDDMLDSGMVEELAEFFDRDSPDLELESASRTGLRKAIGVPEFDRFFKLYPPGCHDSLRAGAYEKAVRAIKDNTCQLAKRQIQKIHRLKAAGWDLRRLDATEAFRVLMTSGRDGGANGGDRWSDVWGRDVLEPSVKIVRRFLME, encoded by the coding sequence ATGAGACTCTCCCTCTTCTCACTCTTACCCCACCGCCATCCCAATATCATCACAACCACGCCCCGCTCCTCCCGCATGGACGCATCCTTCCACCGCCGCAAGGACAAGGTCGTCGTCATCGTCGGTGCCACCGGCTCAGGAAAATCCCGTCTCTCTCTCGACCTCGCCTCCCTCTCCTTCCCCTTCTCCGAACTCATCAACTCTGACAAAATGCAAGTCTACAACGGCCTCGAAATCACAACCAACAAGATCCCCATTCACGAGCGCAAAGGCGTCCCTCACCACCTCCTCGGCGACGTATCCCCTGCACACGGCGAGTTCTCCCCCTCCGACTTCCGCCGACGCGCCGGAGAAATCATCTCCGATATCACCTCCCGAAATAAGCTCCCCATAGTCGTTGGCGGCTCCAACTCCTTCGTCCACGCACTTCTGGTGGAACGATTCGACCCGGGGTTGAACGTGTTTGATGGGGACGCTGAGATATCGCCGGAGTTGAGGTACGAGTGCTGCTTCCTCTGGGTGGATATATCGTTCAATGTGTTGAGGGATTACTTGTTGAAGCGAGTGGACGACATGCTTGACTCAGGAATGGTGGAAGAGTTGGCTGAGTTCTTCGACCGCGACTCGCCCGATTTAGAACTCGAATCGGCCAGCCGAACCGGTTTGAGAAAAGCCATTGGGGTGCCTGAGTTCGACCGCTTTTTTAAATTGTACCCTCCTGGTTGCCACGATTCACTGCGGGCGGGTGCATACGAGAAAGCTGTGAGGGCCATAAAGGATAACACGTGTCAGCTGGCCAAGAGGCAGATACAAAAGATCCACCGGTTAAAAGCTGCCGGGTGGGACCTACGGAGGCTAGATGCCACGGAGGCGTTTCGGGTGCTCATGACGTCAGGGCGTGACGGCGGCGCCAACGGCGGAGATAGGTGGTCCGATGTGTGGGGGAGGGATGTGTTGGAACCAAGCGTGAAGATTGTGAGGCGCTTCTTGATGGAGTAG